The DNA region ACCTATTTTCTCCTATCTTCCTATAACTCCCTATTCTTCAATAAGAAAAAGTTATACAAGCCTCGAAAACCAGCGTTAGGGATAGCAGCGGGTACCGGCCAACGAGCGCAAAGCCTGCAGGCGTATGAGCGAATAGCCCGGCCGAAGGCAACGCCCTCATTCAACTTGCTGTTTTGAGCACACAATTAATACTTACAAAAATCACGAGTCATCAACATCCGGGCTATAGATAACTTATCCAGTTGCAAACCTCCACTATATACTTAGGAAGACAACCGCCGGAAACTCTGCCAACGATGACTTGTCTACCTCCGGCATACTATTTCTCTAACTTTTCATTTACAATGCCTAAAACGATTTATAGAAATCTATATTTGTTAAACAACCAATTCAAAACACAACGCATCTTATATAATGGAGGAAAAACCGCTGCGGAGCCGGCAATGGTTTGGTAAAAAAGGCAAGGATGGCTTCATATACCGCGCCTGGATGAAAAACCAGGGCATCCCGGCACATCAGTTGCAGGGGAAGCCGGTGATCGGCATCTGCAATACATGGTCGGAGCTTACACCCTGCAATGCCCATTTCCGGGAATTAGCCCAATCTGTAAAAAACGGCATTTATGAAGCCGGTGGATATCCCGTTGAATTCCCGGTGATGTCATTAGGCGAAACTTTGGTTAAACCTACTGCCATGCTATACCGAAACCTGGTAAGTATGGATGTGGAAGAGAGTATCCGCGCAAATCCGCTTGATGGCGTGGTGCTGCTTTGCGGCTGTGATAAAACCACGCCTGCACTGGTAATGGGAGCCTGCAGCGTAAATATTCCAACCATAGTAGTATCGGGCGGGGCTATGTTAACAGGGAAATACCGGGGCCGGGATATCGGCACATCGGATATCTGGCGTTTTTTCGCCGATCATCAAACCGGGCAAATGAACGATGAAGACCTTTATACTGCCGAAGCCTGCATGGCCCGGAGCCAGGGACATTGTGCAGTAATGGGCACGGCATCAACCATGGCTTGCATGGTTGAATCACTGGGGCTTTCACTGGCCGAGAACGCTGCTATCCCTGCGGCCGACTCTCGTCGTAAAGTATTGGCGCACCTATCAGGCAATCGCATTGTTGATATGGTGCATGAAGATCTGAAACCTTCAGACATCCTGACCCGGCAGGCTTTTGAAAATGCCATCACCGTTAATGCGGCTATTGGCGGCTCTACCAATTTTATTATTCACCTGCTGGCCATAGCGGGCCGGATCGGGGTTGATTTAAATATGGACGATTTCAATACTTCGGCCCGTAAAATACCGCTGCTGGCCAATCTACAGCCGTCTGGTAAATATTTTATGGAGGACTTTTATTATGCAGGAGGTTTGCCGGCCTTAATGAAAGAACTTCATGAGCAATTAAACAGCGATACTATAACCGTAAGCGGGCATCCCATCTTACGCAACTATGAAAACAGCGAATGTTTTAACCGTGAGCTAATAGCATCTGTTGATAATCCCTTTAACCCGGCAGCGGGCATTACCGTACTAAAAGGTAACCTTTGCCAAAACGGGGCGGTGATCAAGCCATCGGCGGCAAGCCCCCATTTACTGCAGCATACCGGTAAGGCCGTGGTATTTGAAAATATAGAGGATTTTAACCATCGTATCAATGATCCGGAACTTGATGTGGATAAAGACAGCATGCTGGTATTAAAAAATGCAGGACCAAAAGGCTACCCCGGTATGCCCGAAGTTGGCAACATGCTTATTCCTAAAAAATTGGCGGATCAGGGTATTACCGATATGGTACGCATCTCGGACGGGCGGATGAGCGGTACCGGCTTTGGCACGGTAATACTGCATGTATCGCCCGAAGCTGCAATCGGGGGAACATTGGCTATAGTACAGGATGGCGATATAATTAAACTTGATGTACCCGCCGGTACACTGCACCTTGAGGTTAGTGATGAAGAAATTGCCGAAAGAAAATCAAAGCTGGCATTAAATAACAATATCAGCAAACGCGGATATACTTATTTATACCAAACGCATGTAGAGCAAGCACATCTGGGGGCTGATCTTGATTTTTTAAGAGGGAGCTCGGGGAGTGAGGTTTTGAGGGATTCGCATTGAGAGAGACAAAATAACAAATAAGCTTTGAGCGAGGGCTTGTCAGTCTGAGTGTTTAAATCCAGCGGCCTCTGAAGGGGAAATGACAAAAGAGGGCCTGTCAGTCTGAGCCTGTCGAAGACTCGTGCGGAGAGGCCTGCCCGCCATACTTCGACGAGCTCAGTATGACACCCGTTTGAAGTTGTCATGGGTAGCCTGTCGGAGACTCGCGCGCAGAGGCCCGCCCACCATGCTTCGACATGCTCAGCATGACAGCCAGTAATTAGTTAACCAACCATCAACCTAAAAATGATAACTGATAAATTTAACGGACAGGTAGCTGTAGTAACCGGTGCCGGGCAAGGGATAGGTTTTGAAATAGCTAAACAGCTAAGCCTTGCCGGTGCGGCTGTATTATTGAATGATTTGAGTGAGGAACTGGCTGTTCAGGCATCCGATACCATTAACGGGCTCGGCGGTAATTGTTACCAGATAGCCGGTGATGCTTCGGACATTGATTTTATACAGCAAATGGTTGATGAAGCGGTACAGCGTTATGGCAAACTTACCATTGCCGTTGCCAATGCCGGGATCACTTTGTTTGGCGATTTTTTGAATTACCCCGCCCAATCACTGCAAAGTGTAATGAATGTTAATTTGCAGGGCAGTTTCTTTTTAGCGCAAAGGGCAGCCAGGCAAATTGTTAAACAAAAAAGCGGGGGCAGTATCCTGTTCATGTCCTCGGTTACGGGGCACCAAGCCCATCAGGACCTTGCCGCTTACGGTATGACTAAAGCAGCCCTCGAAATGCTGGCCAAAAGCCTGGTGGTTGAACTATCACAACATCAAATTACCGTGAATACCGTGGCCCCCGGTGCCACCCTTACCGAGCGCACTATGGAAGATGCCGGGTATCAAAAAACCTGGGCCCGCATCACCCCCATGGGGCGTGCCGCAACTGTTGAAGATGTGGCAAACGCGGTGTTGTTTTTGGTTTCGCCAGATGCAAGGCACATTACCGGGCAAAATTTGGTAGTTGATGGCGGATGGACGGCGGTTAGTACTTCTCCCTTTTAGTGAATGGTTGATTAGGTGAGTGGTTTCATCTCTGTTAACAAAGCATTAACTGTTCCGGCCAGATTAATAAAATATCCAACCAAAAGGATTTTCGGATTAAATTTGTTGGCAAAAACCTATCACACTAAGAAATTAGATCATTTAGACGCAGCGAAAATAAAATTCACAATCCGGCAGGGAACAAACCTTGATCCCCAAAACCTGAAGGAAACTATTGTTGAGGTATTAACTAACTCAGGTTATAAAGTTATTAGGGTTACCGATTCAATGATCAAGTTTGATGATACCGGGGATAATAGATGGAGTCTCAGAGGAGAAAAAGGATTTAAAATGATGCAAGAAGGCCAGTTTGAAATTTTGACATCAGAAAAAGGGGCAACAATTCAACTGACTTATTACTTTGATGTATTTTTTGAAATTATATTGTTATCCATCTGCTTGTTAGGCGCCATTTTTGGAGCACCACCTGCACTCTTTATAGGCTCTGCTCTCTTGATTCAATTCCTGTTAAAAATTAGTATGATAAAAGGTGTTGCTAACAGTATGCTTTTAGATATCCTTTAATTAATATTGTAGCAAGAACAGACTTGCGAAGTTTTGAAAACTTCGCAAGTCTTATCACAGTTCGAGGTTATTCAGCAGATAATCAAACGTAAACTTTGGTTCATAACCAAAATATCGTTTAGCCTTATCGGTTACGTAAACCCTGTCGATACTTTTCGGAAATGTCCAGCCTTTTGATTGATAAATACTTTCTGCCTGCGGATAATGCTTTTTTATTACGTCGAGAGGATTATGTTTTAATTGTATAAGCTCATCCTTTTTAAAAGGAGAACTACTGATAATGTTAAAAATCTCGAATTCCGGGAAAGTTTGATCGAGGGCCAAACGTAATCCTTCGGCACCGTCACGTTCATCAAGGCCGCGATACAGGCGATGATTTAGTTTGAGGTTATCTGTTTCGGGCAGAAACCGGCCAACTCTGTAAACCGATGCCTGTAAACCTTCGCGGTAAAAAAAATCTTTACAAAGCTGTTCGGCCGTTTGCTTGGTGATATCGTAAATATCACGTGGTTTAATGGGCAGTTCTTCATCAACCCAAACAGCCTTTTCTTTATCTACCATTGCATCGCCATAAATAGATGTGGTGCTGGTATATAATAATTTAGATATGCCATTTGTAACGCAGGCATTGAGCAAATTGAGCGTACCATAAATATTTACGTCGATGAAAGCTTCGCGCGGATAGTTCAATTCATAATGCTTACCGTGGATAGCGGCAGTATGAATAATTGCATCGATATTTTGGGTAATAGCTAAAACAGCATCTTTATTTAAAATATCGATCAATGCATCAGTAGTTTCAGCCGGGATCAGATCTGTGCCGGTAACATCATGCCCATGAGTGCGCAAATGTTGAACCGTAACCGCCCCTAACCTGCCCGATGAACCAGTAACTAAAACCCGCATAAGTTAATGACCGGGCGCAATAGCCAATATCCGGGACCACTCGGGGTGGCGTTTCAGGTACGAAGCCACGTAAACACAAAGCGGCACCAGTTTCAGGTTATTCTGTTCGATATAGTTGAATGTTTTTTCAACAATGGCCGATGCCACGCCTTTGCCTTCCAGCTCAACCGGCACTTCGGTATGGATGAGGTAAATTTTATCGTCCTTTTTTTTGTAGTCGATAAAAGCACGGTAGCCTTCAACGGTCAATTCAAAATTGTGGATGCCCTCATTATTTACCAGGGGGATTTCTTCGTATTTCATAGTAATGTATATTACGGGGTAAACAAATGTATAAAATGTTCGCCCCGTTTAACAGAAATTACTTCTTAATTCCCCAAACCGATAACGATCCCGCTTTAACTTTAAACTCGGCCCAGCCATCGGCAGAGATCACTACCTCTTCGCCATCGTGCTTATCCAGGTAATCAACAAACACTTTGCCTGCATGCCCTGCTCCAATCTCCATCTCCTTACAACCATCCTCACTGTTTGAAATTACCACAGCGCAACCTGAATTTTCATGATTTGTATCACCTTCACGGGTCCAGCCTATACAATTTGGGTGGTCAAAATAATCTCGCTGGATTCCATAAGCCATATTTTTCCTTACATAAAGCATAGTTTCCAGTTCTTCAACAACAGGCAGTTCTATTTCATGATCTTCGCCGTCGCCGCCCTTGTCTGTATATTTTGCGCCGTACATATCGGCATAAAAAACGCATGGGTAACCGGCTTCACGCAACAGGATCAAAGCATAACCAAGCGGCTTAAACCATTGTTCAATTGGCTGCTCCAGCGATTGAAGCGGTTGGGTATCATGGTTTTCG from Mucilaginibacter sp. SJ includes:
- a CDS encoding IlvD/Edd family dehydratase, which codes for MEEKPLRSRQWFGKKGKDGFIYRAWMKNQGIPAHQLQGKPVIGICNTWSELTPCNAHFRELAQSVKNGIYEAGGYPVEFPVMSLGETLVKPTAMLYRNLVSMDVEESIRANPLDGVVLLCGCDKTTPALVMGACSVNIPTIVVSGGAMLTGKYRGRDIGTSDIWRFFADHQTGQMNDEDLYTAEACMARSQGHCAVMGTASTMACMVESLGLSLAENAAIPAADSRRKVLAHLSGNRIVDMVHEDLKPSDILTRQAFENAITVNAAIGGSTNFIIHLLAIAGRIGVDLNMDDFNTSARKIPLLANLQPSGKYFMEDFYYAGGLPALMKELHEQLNSDTITVSGHPILRNYENSECFNRELIASVDNPFNPAAGITVLKGNLCQNGAVIKPSAASPHLLQHTGKAVVFENIEDFNHRINDPELDVDKDSMLVLKNAGPKGYPGMPEVGNMLIPKKLADQGITDMVRISDGRMSGTGFGTVILHVSPEAAIGGTLAIVQDGDIIKLDVPAGTLHLEVSDEEIAERKSKLALNNNISKRGYTYLYQTHVEQAHLGADLDFLRGSSGSEVLRDSH
- a CDS encoding GNAT family N-acetyltransferase; protein product: MKYEEIPLVNNEGIHNFELTVEGYRAFIDYKKKDDKIYLIHTEVPVELEGKGVASAIVEKTFNYIEQNNLKLVPLCVYVASYLKRHPEWSRILAIAPGH
- a CDS encoding SDR family NAD(P)-dependent oxidoreductase, with translation MITDKFNGQVAVVTGAGQGIGFEIAKQLSLAGAAVLLNDLSEELAVQASDTINGLGGNCYQIAGDASDIDFIQQMVDEAVQRYGKLTIAVANAGITLFGDFLNYPAQSLQSVMNVNLQGSFFLAQRAARQIVKQKSGGSILFMSSVTGHQAHQDLAAYGMTKAALEMLAKSLVVELSQHQITVNTVAPGATLTERTMEDAGYQKTWARITPMGRAATVEDVANAVLFLVSPDARHITGQNLVVDGGWTAVSTSPF
- a CDS encoding NAD-dependent epimerase/dehydratase family protein, which produces MRVLVTGSSGRLGAVTVQHLRTHGHDVTGTDLIPAETTDALIDILNKDAVLAITQNIDAIIHTAAIHGKHYELNYPREAFIDVNIYGTLNLLNACVTNGISKLLYTSTTSIYGDAMVDKEKAVWVDEELPIKPRDIYDITKQTAEQLCKDFFYREGLQASVYRVGRFLPETDNLKLNHRLYRGLDERDGAEGLRLALDQTFPEFEIFNIISSSPFKKDELIQLKHNPLDVIKKHYPQAESIYQSKGWTFPKSIDRVYVTDKAKRYFGYEPKFTFDYLLNNLEL